A stretch of DNA from Acropora palmata chromosome 12, jaAcrPala1.3, whole genome shotgun sequence:
ATGTTGACTATCCTATTATTTTTAGGGTATAAAATACATACCTCGTATACATGTAATTAAATTCAAATATACTTGCGTTTACGATAGCTTTGGGCACCAACTTATTACTGCCATTTTAGGGCTCATTAATTGCCTATTATTGTGGTTTTACCTCGGTACAAGAACCTGTACATGTCTTAGTGCTCGCAGTGAAGGCagcagagaaaacaaaaggaatgaaacaaaCTGCGCCAAGAactaagaaaacaaagaaaacatgcCACGTTCTTGCATTGAGGTAAATCCAGCTATTACATTCTGATCTGCTAGCGCAACTTACTCAGCAAGACTAATAAGGAATGGGCCCAAAAAGATAGCGGTAACAAGATCATGGTGCCCAAAGGTTATCGTGAACGCATCCGCAAGTATTTTACCATATACatgtatgtatttttttaCCCTAAACTTAATAAGCTAGTACGTGGAAAAGTCCACGGAGTGGCGGTCAGTGTTTACAACTCTCCCATACATATGCAAGTGGAGAAGGTGAAATTTCGAAACAACTGTTCGTTAAAGTAACGCCACGTGTTCTGTATTGGCGGAGCACGACGAAATGGGGTGAGTGGGGAATTCCCTTTCgtcttttcataatttatgccTACATATGTACGtgcaaaagatgaaatttcaaataaaatcttCATTAGAGTAACATCTCATTTTATATATTGGGAAAACAGTGTATAAACTTAGACTTTTGTTATACGGACGATAAACTATACAGAGAGGCGTAAtagaggttaagcatgacgtttgcggcaaacggcaaactgCAAACAGTAGGCAGCAGCGTGTCATCATgaagcatgaaaatttacgtttttcaacttgtctcaCACTTTTAAGAACTTACTCGATATATCTAGGTAAGagacaagaaaggagcttaaataagtcaaatttcattttgccgtttgccgtaaacgtcatgcttcaTCTCTCTAATATCTCCAAGATGTGGTCTCTCATTCACGTTTTGAGCCTCTGTCAAAGATTCTTGAtcagtcattttcaagttttgtctgatgttgttttttttttttttgccatttccGCAGGCGTTATCAGTACAGATTCCGAATTTGATGCAATTACGTTCGCCCTCAACTACACGGCCCCCTTTAGCaatattacaataaatttaagaactttcaatacaacggagCCAGCTAACGGCGTTTGCAAACTAGGTAAGATTCTTATTCGCTCTAACCAAGAGCTAACGCTCCTATGGTATGCGTTGGTACCTGAACTAATACGCCGTTTTGTagtccttttatttttaatattctttAATGGCgtcaatttttgaaattctgCGTGGCCCAGTGCAGTTATCGAAAGGTTATAATTTGCCCCTCTTACATCGCCTGCAATTGACCGTCTGCCTCAAAGGAACTTTCTCACCAATATCCTTTTTAGCTTCAGAACTTCTTCAACATAATGTCATTGCACTTCTTGATGGGAGCCACACCAAGATTCCTGCGTGCGCCCTTGCTACAATCACCAACATTCCTCTTATCCATCTCCATGGTAACAATCTAGCTCCGGATCGATGTGCTAAAGCTATTCAGTTGTCAGCAGATTACAAGGACTACGCGCATGCTTCACTTGATATCATCAACACATTTCACTGGAAAAATATAGCCTTGGTGGCTGATGGTAAAGAACATGGACTTAACAATTTTCGTATTCGTCTGTTTCTTTACATGTTAGTTCAATTATTTGATGGTTCGTTTGTCCATTTGTTCGTTCTGTTCGTGTGTTGTGGTCGTGTGGTCGTTGGGTCTTTGGTCGTTTGTTCGTTTGGACATTTGTCTGAGAGGGCGTTTGTTCGTTTGGTTGTCTCGTCTTTTGGTCGTTTGTTCGTTTGCTCGCGTGTTCGTGTGGTCGATTGTTCGTTTGGTCTTTTCTTCGTGTGTTCGTGTTGTCGCGTTACTGTTTGGTCATTTTGCAATTGTTCGCTTGGTCGTTTTATTCCTGTGTTCATCTATTcgatttgtttatttcttgtctttttagAGGGTCGTTTCCCAGAAGCTGCTTACTTCTACAGAATATCCCAAGATTCAAAGTTCACATTGAGTCTGCTGCAGCTTACCGAGAAAAAAGGCACAAACGCTAGAAATGAAAACGGGAAAGCATCGATGCAACGTTTAGCGGAAAACATAGCAAACCTTGACCCAGAAGTTATTCTCCTCTACACCACTGAAGAAAAAATCCAACTTCTAATGGCACAAACGGTTTGTTAGCGTTTACTAattcgtttttcattttcacgttttctttcattgtccACGCCGGCCCAACACGAATCCGAAGATCATTGACACCGAAGATTTGTCGAACACCGACGAATCCAGCGCGAACTTAGCAATGACTTGAAACACGgtacaacaaaaaatattcaCTGTATTTGTAAAAATGACACAATAAAGGCTAAAGTCCCCCGTTATTTTTGTCCAAGACTATTTATCAAAAAGTCTGGTATGTGCATACTTTTCGAATGTAactaaaagtttcaaaaaaaatatctagaTGAGCTCTGACTAAACAGGCGGAATCAGTGTCAACACGAAGGGAGTGAAGGCAGAAAGGGACTACTCAATAGAGTTCACTTTCGTTTAACCAAAAGGTAACCGGAGAACTGTTGCGCTGCTTCGCTTAAAACAATGGATAATCACGCCCCTTGCTCCAGCGAGGAATGTTAATGATGGCAAACTCCAAGACAAAAACACTTTATGATTGTGCCATaatgttgtcattttcttgatttttctaGATCCCCGGCAAAAGCAGAAATTATACAAGGTGGATCATACAAGGGCAGGTGATCAGCAAGTTCTTGTGGACTgtgaaatgtatttttattgGGAACACGGACTGTTGCTATGGAAAGTTTTATTGTTAGTTTTCATATGACGTCATGACGGCCATGTTTGTGGCCCAAAATAATCCTCAGGGAATTATGCGACAGGCTCACTTTTATTTCGgattaaacaaaacaaaaaacggtGAAAATCACATGGACGAAATAAAGAACAACTTATTTCTCTTACTTTACATTAAGCTTACTTTTAGCGAGATaactttgaaattcttttcaACTAATAACATTTGCCAATGCTTCTCTCTTTTCAAGCGATAAACTTGAGAGGTTGCCTTTGGCAGTTCAGTAGAAGTTTAAAGGACacgtttccattttcttttttttctgtggagGCTTTTTGACTGGTTTTAACAATACTGATCCACATTTTCTCAGTTCAGTATAGTCTGTTCTTCAACGAATTGGCTTTGGCCATTGTGTGGCCACAACTGTTCCGTGTACAGTATACGTAATTCCATGTAATAAATTCAATCTAATGATATCAAGGTTACAGACTCAAATAAACATGGTTGGTCTGAGGAAATTACAGGGAACGTTTTGAATGCGGCTGAGTGCAGCGAAACTTGTAGGCACAGAATTGACCTAATAATTCACAGACTTGACACTTCTTATTCTAGGTCAGAGATAATTTCACTAGTCTCACAAACGATGTGGTCTTAGCGCTGAGACAGGCAATTGTGCCGAGGAAGGCATCTGGAAAATTGGACCGATCTCTCCTGAAGCGGCTTGAGCAAATCGGGGACAAGGTTAGAGTTGGAATGtgtatttttttgcatttattgCTTTCATTGATTCTTGACATATTTAGGAGCCTTAATTAATCTCTCATACTGGCGGTTGTAATCAACCTTTTTGCCGAGAATGTGTACTTTTGAACAAGTCTCAAGGGACCTTTTCTTGAATAACAGTCCAAGAGCCAATCAAAGAAGAGCTGTAACAATAGATGCGTTACCTTAGCCAAGAGATCACAATAGAAAGAAGTTCTAAATAGAACCCTCTCCAGGAAATGATGATTGATCGTAAGAAAAAACTCGAGTCGTAATGAAATACCAAACCTGAGAGGTTAACCCCTGTACTCAGTTATATTTAATTGCAGTTTTCCATGTTATACTTTTTCGCTGACCCATCTGATGCGAATTCAGTATTTTTAAGTGAGAGAGGATGTGGGGGATCGGAGTAGCTGACATCAATTGGCTACCGAGCTTTACATTAGTCAATTTGGAATTTCTGTTAATCTTTACGGTCTCACAGACAATTGTCCAACACTTTTCCACAGTATCTGGCTGCGCAAGGTTTCGATACCTTTCAAGTCCTCCAAAAAGCGTTAGAAATAGAACCTTGCTCTTCAATAAATGCCTCAAAAGTGACAACAAAGGACAGGGAAAATCTGTTGGATTGCATGAAAAAggtaaatttcttttgtgattATTCATTAGCTGTCCTAGGATATTGAAATGTAATTCGAAAGCCATAGATTGGTGTTGATGAAGCATATGAaggaaagaaacagaaatcAAGATTTATTGGGCGAGTAGCTACTGAATCAATCTGGCATATCCATTATTTCTCATCACGTCACATCCTAGATATATATGTTAAATTGATCATTGACAGCGGAAGAAGTAATTTAGCAATTGTGCAATTGCTATTGAGCATTAATTTCGTTTGCTGGTTGGATCTGCCGAGATCCAATAGTAACGTTCACAATGTAAGATAAGATGACGAGTAATGAATAAATGGCAGGAATAAATTGTATAGATCGCTTTCACTTGACGACATTTACGTATGCAAATTGTTTCTCTTGTTTAACCTCGTCAATATGACAGCTAATCATGTAAtgaaaggggctaggtcacgcaattttaggcaatttcagcattgatcgagtggtcatagaattaactgtaataacaaaataacggctcaaaactaaatacaggaaagctaagaagggaaaaggatggacaaaactggggaggattgaaatggattgcatttgggtaaatttgaaaaacgtcggcccacgttttttcaaatttatatcagtttctatcaaaatgttatttaagcagctggaaaatcattctcagttgttatgaGGCGgtgattctgaaaatgagAGACTCTTGCTCTTCCAATTTTACGTTTAGAGgtcataactaacaaaataaaacaaaattaccagcgtgacctagcccctttaaagACTATATATAATTCTcttaaaacaaggaaatggGAACGAGGCCGAGGAAATTACTGCATTTCGCTGTTAGTAactaaagaaaatacaaatcaCCCTTAAAACCTCAACTTTTCTGTTTTGCTGTTGCACAATTGTAGAAACCAATTTTGTAAAGCCTAACGATAGAAATCTAAGACTTTTCGACATCGTGGACTTTTATCGTTAGTTTTTACCATAAAATCGGTTCCTAAGAAATGACTTATCAAGATTTGTAAAGTCTTTTTGGAATTGGGCCTTGAATCCTAAAATTAAGGACTCCTCTCCACAGGTATATCTTAACGGCATTACAGGGGAGGTAAAATTTGACGAAAATGGGCGACGAAACGGAATTCATCTGGAAATTCTGAATCTCCgaaacaattcttttaaaaaggTAATATTATATTTGTGTTTAATATGTCAGACTCTAATAAGTTAATTGTAAGTTGTTTCGTTGTGTTTGTTCCAATGATTGAggcaataacaaaatgctcgaataGAATTGGTTGTGAGCAGCTCTCATTTAcggcttaattggctgtttcaggtccaaaccATTTGATTtgacctgtccgattacaaacatttgtaatcggacaggccaaatcggacatttaagcagccaataaaaatcaaGCACTTTATGCAACTAGCCAACAAACTTTAACTACCTACACTACcccagccaatgaaaatcaaggaaaatttcttataAGGGCAAGTTGACAGGTGCAGATTAAAAACTAACATAAACGAAATTGGCTGGTccaatgacttttattcaattttattcaatttttatacaattttgcacaattttacaatattttcaCAAAGTTGACCTGTAGCTTATTATGTATTGATAAGAAGCGTAGGTGCCTTATATTAAATCTTCAGTTTATATCCTGACAAGTGTTTCTcgtttttttgtcattgacaCAATTAAGAGGTAGGAGGATTTCGTGTCATACAATTCAGGGGTAATcgttactccctgaattgaaGCCACCctgtcctattaccattacttatcaCAGGCAGTCAAATCAACCAGCCATAGCACAAAAAGATACTTTGTGGTCAACTCTAAGAGCGGTAAAAACGGGTGTCAATTTTGATCAGACGCTAAGGTGGCGTGACATCTTTCGTCTAAGCTGCAGTTCTAAGTTTTTCATTACTTCAGTTCAACTCGAAGCCTTCAACACCTTTCCTTCtccgtaattttttttttacgcttCCTTATTAACTCcttatatttttgtatttgaatTCCAGATAGGAAACTGGAGTGATACTCAACATGCTGTTTTCTTCAACAGTGTTTTACATAATGTAAAACAAGCTGATCGAGGACGTTTGGATGGCTCGTTTCATAAAGTCGTTATTGCACTGGTAAGAAATACTGGTTAGAAAGAGAATAATAGATGGGAGTGCTGACGTATGGAGTTCTCTTTCAgcgttcaactcgatatctcatgTGCGAAGGAAGGGAACGAGAAAACAATCACCAGAAAACGTCCCTTCAAAAATTCATCGCGCTAAATAGAGCGTGTGGCGTGCACGCAGGTAATTGGCGATATCAAAGACTTGAAAAATTCTCGTACTTTTTTCATGTACAGATACGATCATGGCTGGGCTAATAAGGGATCTTTTCTCTCCAAAACGTTttgatttttgattgcaaaaaCTCTGCACTTTTGAAAAGGCACGTATACTGAGGTTATGTGAATAACGTGACCCTTGCCAGATCTAAGGTCCAAACGACAGGACAGTTTAAACAATGACGGCACGCTCAACAGGTCCGAAAAGATAAAGAAACCTTGCGTTCATCCAACTGCAGATGTACAGTTGATCACCCtttcattaaaaattttcGACGTTCAAAGGCAGTTAGAAGCTTGAAAGCCTCCTATTTCTGCTGATCAGCTTTGGTCGTTGCTGTGGACTAGTCGGTGGTACTATTACACCCTCATACATAAAATTACTTTCATGGAAAATATGCATCACGTACACAGGAGTAAGGCTGATAATATTAAACTATGGCAGACAGAAATCATGTCAACTCCCATTTTGGTCAGAGTTTTTGTCCTGTTAATTGGTGGACACAAGGAAAGGGAGAAagctaaaagaaaatgatagacaaaagaggaagaaaatgcAGGGTTTGGTGATAGTGtagcagaaaaagaaaaaaaaaatttcaaaagatgtGAAGAGGAAAGCCAAGCGACATCGAATAGTGGTCCTTGAGGATAACAACATAgaggaagaagcaaaaaaCCGCAGCCCTGCGTGCACAAGGCGATCCAATAGCAGACAGACTCTCAGCCAACATTACAGAATCTACAGCGCAGATGAGAAGACCGCAGCCCATGCATTGCTGAATCTATCGGCACCTGTCATCCTTGCGAACTGATATACGACTATGGAGTTGATGGCAGCCAAGGCctgtttcatttcttcaagtcATTACTATACAAGAAAGAACTACTAGTATGCATTATTGGAACTTTCTGACTCAATTTGactaaatatttttaatcCACTCGAATTAGTAGAATCGTGTCTTTCTCTTTCGACACGCCAAATTTCACATATgtatttgtaatattttgcttttttttcgtggtctttattatttttggtgTTCTAGTGTTCTGGTGTTTCCGCTAAAACCAGGATCACCAGCGCAAATCCTTGAGGGACACTTTGCATTCAAACCAGAGATTCGGGACTTACAAGACGTTGAGAAAGGACTAGCTACTGGCTTGCAAGTGAACAACATGCGTAGATTTAAATAGTGCGACGGGAATCCTGAACGTTGCTAGGAAGTGTGTTTTTTTAACTGTATTTttagcaattaattttttatctgGTCTTCATTATTTTTGGTGTTCTGGGATGTTCCGGGTGTTCCGGtgttcttttttgcttttagtaGATGCTTCTTCATACTAACgaccaaaaaagaaagtcgAAGGTCAAACCTGTCGCACAAACTGAAAAGTCAGCGGTATTGCACTGCGGCATTTAAGTTTCTTAGGTTCTACCTAAGAATCTAACAAAACAGTTATATTGCTAATAATAGTTAGTTACTTACAATACAAACAGGATGCCCCGTTTGTgatgaaaaaacaagaagaagatGGAACAGTCTCTTATGAAGGATTTTGCATCGATCTATTTAAAGAACTGGCCAAAGTGCTCAACGTCACTTACGAGATCTACCTATCCCCGGACAGGCAGTACGGCGGTAAAACAGAAAACGATACTTGGAATGGCATAATGGGAGAGCTGGTAAATAGGGTTAGTACTCTACGTGATATTTCCCTTGTAAGGCTGGGCAATGTTACACAGTGCGTCTTGTCTGTACCATCAAGTCTTgttgtcgtcatcattatcaacgTGTACACATGTTGAGAggatcaaattaccaccgtaaaacgATTACGAAGGGGACGTTTTGGGCGTTGTTTCTTCGTCAAAGCGAATCACCAAAGTCTGCtgcgctcgaaacatcagcttaaTAATTTTCTTCCGGTTGTAACTTCTTCTCTGTTGCCCCGTCTTGTACTTGAATTGTTGCCACCACCACAGCCGATGGCTTTGATTAAGAAAAGCATCCAATAAATCAGTGGGTGGGTTTCCTGCATTTAATTTAGGTGTATGAGTGACCAACTTTCTTGCGGCCGGCTCCCATTTAAAAAGTACGAGTCTGAATCATGATTCATTTTAAGGACAGTTCCAGATATCTTGGCCATACATGTTCAGACAGTCTCTCTGGGTTGTTGCATGAGTCATTATATTCAACCGGTTTTCCAACTTTTACTTACCAATCATCGGTAGAGGTTTCACAAGTAATAATGCCTCCAAAGAAGACAACCAAATCATTTTTTTACGGCTTCAGCAACGTGAAGCTGTCATCAAATAAAACTGCAGTGGATGAGGGAGAAGTTTTGGGGGAGGGGGGCTGATGTAAATGTTGAGGGTGGGGGCTGATAAAAACGGAATGtcgaattttattttcagctcccttattttttatttcgctTATCCCAGTTGCATTAGAGACGTTTTCAAATCACTATCGAAaataattacgtgattgcgattgctacgttTGGTGATTGGCCAAATGACCTTGCgcaagtttttcaaccaatgaggagcaaaaaaccaaaaccagttGCACTTTGTACGCACGACTTTTTCCGCGTTTGGGCAAATTACGAGTAATTACTAGGAATTCTGATCACTTCACACTGCtgttttttcctgttgttggTTGAAGTAATTACTTTGTTGTCGATCTTTTGACAGTCTCTTGAAAATCGCTTCATCTTTTCATAATGTCTTCATGTACTATTTTTCAGCGCGCAGACATCGCCCTCGCAGGTCTGACTATTACGGAACTCCGAGAGAAAGTGGTCGATTTTTCTGTTCCTTTTATGCACTACACCGATGACATTCTCCTCAAAAAACGATCAGCatccgaagaaaaaaaatttaatactcAGTTTATGCAGCCGTTTCAAGACGAAGTTTGGATTGCAACACTTGTGACACTGGTGTTGATTTCTGTGTCTACCTTTGCACTCAACTATTTTAGTCCATATGGATATAAAGATAAGAATGGCCAAGGAACATCGGAAGACTTTAGTTTCATCAATAGCGTGTGGTTTACATGGAGTTGTATGCTTCAGCAAGGTGCTGAAACCCAGCCCCGAAGCTTATCAGGTACTgcagtgaaaaataaatatatataattttctaCTGAATCTTGGTTAGCGAGCGTCCATCGATGTCGTGGTTGCATGGGCGAGGTTGCTAAGAATTCGAGAAGCTAGAGTCCCACTCGACTTCCGCCTCGTGCGACTCTTACGTACGTTTCCTttgtgcttagcaacctccgaCGCTCATGCATAACTCGACCGACACTctctaaccatgaaccaattgctTTGTAGCATTGACAAAATTTTATGCgattttagtttctccaaacccattgGAATTGTTTTAACCTCTAAACAGAAGGTAATttatagatttagccaagcctaaaagtGGAGCTCCGTAGTTGAGCCCTTGCATTTTTCTCGATAATGCCATTATTGGAATCACGTTCACGTTCGCAATTATGATTTTGGTCATTCCTATATAGCTAGGATCATTGTTTATGCTGTTATCTAATATCAACACCTCATGGCCAACATATTTTCAAATTCCTATCTAGGCGCCTCTCGTAGTCACTTATAGCACAAggaatattcttttcaatgAGTTACTCTCGGTCTccaaaatttttacttttaacaAACGCTACATGACCATGGCAATGAGGTTTGGTTCCCACCAGCGAGATAACGATTATAATCATCTATCTGACtaatgttattatcattatcattatcatgataatcattattcttattatatggcaagctccgcgagcgggcagtatgcggcgaattctgtgttctgattggctacctgAGCGGGCAAGATGAAGTGATACTGCCGGCCTaggactgcccgtttcgttccgcaaataaaatttcgccaaagttcaagcgggTGCACGAAAAGTTCTTTCGccgaaatttttttctgctaaagtaaaaagcctttttgtgatttctctgtctttatggaaccagaaaaagcgtcaacgagaatgaaaacaaagaaaacaaaactgctGATGAGTTcaaaaaatacgttttgcaacaaaaaccggcaaacacaaaagtttgttttgaatttgaaaatttgaaaatttgaatttgaaatttgaatttgaaatgtaaccaatcaaatgattgtattttttcgttctctttttgcgtttttatgggcctcgacttcgtctcggtccata
This window harbors:
- the LOC141861048 gene encoding glutamate receptor 4-like isoform X2: MEGRITYLLFLFTVGRIVVQTGCTSQKVFTCGVISTDSEFDAITFALNYTAPFSNITINLRTFNTTEPANGVCKLASELLQHNVIALLDGSHTKIPACALATITNIPLIHLHGNNLAPDRCAKAIQLSADYKDYAHASLDIINTFHWKNIALVADEGRFPEAAYFYRISQDSKFTLSLLQLTEKKGTNARNENGKASMQRLAENIANLDPEVILLYTTEEKIQLLMAQTIPGKSRNYTRWIIQGQVRDNFTSLTNDVVLALRQAIVPRKASGKLDRSLLKRLEQIGDKYLAAQGFDTFQVLQKALEIEPCSSINASKVTTKDRENLLDCMKKVYLNGITGEVKFDENGRRNGIHLEILNLRNNSFKKIGNWSDTQHAVFFNSVLHNVKQADRGRLDGSFHKVVIALDAPFVMKKQEEDGTVSYEGFCIDLFKELAKVLNVTYEIYLSPDRQYGGKTENDTWNGIMGELRADIALAGLTITELREKVVDFSVPFMHYTDDILLKKRSASEEKKFNTQFMQPFQDEVWIATLVTLVLISVSTFALNYFSPYGYKDKNGQGTSEDFSFINSVWFTWSCMLQQGAETQPRSLSGRILAGCYWFCILIWVSTYTANLAAFFTVKNTQQGINNLEDVLRSSYNVGIRDNSSTKEFFEASEYDQHRKIWHRIETGNNKFKSTPQAIQWVRDTKESLFIYDGPILRHKANQPPCDLVSVPGLSTAKGYGLAFQAGSPDVSKFSLAILRLNEQDFVGKLTRKWWENTNNCPVEQPTTLNRISLNSMLGVYIVLGVGLLVAFFTMIGEILWNRRQKRKLETVSETNRDARSLDVLPNQDGAPTPGKPRADALI
- the LOC141861048 gene encoding glutamate receptor 4-like isoform X1, which gives rise to MEGRITYLLFLFTVGRIVVQTGCTSQKVFTCGVISTDSEFDAITFALNYTAPFSNITINLRTFNTTEPANGVCKLASELLQHNVIALLDGSHTKIPACALATITNIPLIHLHGNNLAPDRCAKAIQLSADYKDYAHASLDIINTFHWKNIALVADEGRFPEAAYFYRISQDSKFTLSLLQLTEKKGTNARNENGKASMQRLAENIANLDPEVILLYTTEEKIQLLMAQTIPGKSRNYTRWIIQGQVRDNFTSLTNDVVLALRQAIVPRKASGKLDRSLLKRLEQIGDKYLAAQGFDTFQVLQKALEIEPCSSINASKVTTKDRENLLDCMKKVYLNGITGEVKFDENGRRNGIHLEILNLRNNSFKKIGNWSDTQHAVFFNSVLHNVKQADRGRLDGSFHKVVIALDAPFVMKKQEEDGTVSYEGFCIDLFKELAKVLNVTYEIYLSPDRQYGGKTENDTWNGIMGELVNRRADIALAGLTITELREKVVDFSVPFMHYTDDILLKKRSASEEKKFNTQFMQPFQDEVWIATLVTLVLISVSTFALNYFSPYGYKDKNGQGTSEDFSFINSVWFTWSCMLQQGAETQPRSLSGRILAGCYWFCILIWVSTYTANLAAFFTVKNTQQGINNLEDVLRSSYNVGIRDNSSTKEFFEASEYDQHRKIWHRIETGNNKFKSTPQAIQWVRDTKESLFIYDGPILRHKANQPPCDLVSVPGLSTAKGYGLAFQAGSPDVSKFSLAILRLNEQDFVGKLTRKWWENTNNCPVEQPTTLNRISLNSMLGVYIVLGVGLLVAFFTMIGEILWNRRQKRKLETVSETNRDARSLDVLPNQDGAPTPGKPRADALI
- the LOC141861048 gene encoding glutamate receptor 2-like isoform X3; translated protein: MEGRITYLLFLFTVGRIVVQTGCTSQKVFTCGVISTDSEFDAITFALNYTAPFSNITINLRTFNTTEPANGVCKLASELLQHNVIALLDGSHTKIPACALATITNIPLIHLHGNNLAPDRCAKAIQLSADYKDYAHASLDIINTFHWKNIALVADEGRFPEAAYFYRISQDSKFTLSLLQLTEKKGTNARNENGKASMQRLAENIANLDPEVILLYTTEEKIQLLMAQTIPGKSRNYTRWIIQGQVRDNFTSLTNDVVLALRQAIVPRKASGKLDRSLLKRLEQIGDKYLAAQGFDTFQVLQKALEIEPCSSINASKVTTKDRENLLDCMKKVYLNGITGEVKFDENGRRNGIHLEILNLRNNSFKKIGNWSDTQHAVFFNSVLHNVKQADRGRLDGSFHKVVIALDAPFVMKKQEEDGTVSYEGFCIDLFKELAKVLNVTYEIYLSPDRQYGGKTENDTWNGIMGELVNRRADIALAGLTITELREKVVDFSVPFMHYTDDILLKKRSASEEKKFNTQFMQPFQDEVWIATLVTLVLISVSTFALNYFSPYGYKDKNGQGTSEDFSFINSVWFTWSCMLQQGAETQPRSLSGRILAGCYWFCILIWVSTYTANLAAFFTVKNTQQGINNLEDVLRSSYNVGIRDNSSTKEFFEASEYDQHRKIWHRIETGNNKFKSTPQAIQWVRDTKESLFIYDGPILRHKANQPPCDLVSVPGLSTAKGYGLAFQAGSPDVSKFSLAILRLNEQDFVGKLTRKWWENTNNCPVEQPTSE